ATTATACATTAGCCAATCAAACGTTATCGTCGTTAATTAAATTAGCGAAAGTCATTGCCGCTAAGCCTTTAATAGCACAATGTGAAGATCTTACTCTACTAATGAATGAGTATAGTAACGATAGTGAATTATCCGTTAAACAACATGAGGCATTGCAAAATCAATTAAATCACCTAAAACCATGTATAGTTGAATTAACCGATTTTGCAGAAGCCATATGAATATAAAATACCATCAGTCAACAGAGCCGGTTGCTAGCCCTTGTGTTCGTAATTGTTGTTTGAATCAGCAAGATGTTTGTTTAGGTTGCTTTCGCCATATAGATGAAATTATGGCTTGGGGTAAACTCGATACTAACGCAAAGAAAAACGTACTTAACTTATGCGAGCAACGTCAGCAGCAGATAAAAAAATAGCGTGCTAGGTCAATAGCCAGTAGGTATAAAATGGAAGAAGTCGATAAAAATACATTAGCGCAACTTGATCAACTCAATGTTTTGATTATAGACGACAATTTACTTGTTCATAGCATTTTGAAAGAGAGCTTATTCGCTTTAGGTATTAAAGAAGTGCGTTGCGCACAAAATGCCTACTACGGACTTAGGTTGTGCGATGAAATGTTTTTTCATATTGTAATTTGCGCCTTTAATGTTAAAAGTGACAAAGACGGATTTCATTTATTAGAAGAATTAAAGTTTAAAGGCCATGTTACTAAAACTACGGTTTTAATCTTTCTTAGTACGGAAACGAATGAGTCATTAGTTAACTCTATTATTGAATTGCAACCAGATGACTTCTGGACGAAGCCACTGGCTATAAAAAAAGTACGCAGCCGTTTTATTGCCCTATTAAAGGTGAAGCAAGTGTTGTTCAATATTAACAATGCTATAGATAAAAAGTCTTATTCCAAAGCACTCTATTTTGCCGATCGCCACCTACAAAATGAAAAGCTCGCATTTTACCATCCTAATATTAACCGCATTAAAGGCGAGTCATACCTAGCTTTGCGTGAATTTGAAGAAGCAGAGAAATTTTATTTTCAACTCTTTAAACAATATAAATACTCTTGGGTCTATTTGGGTTACGCCAAAGCTTTATTAAAGCAAGGGCGCTTAGAAGAAATTAGCGATATGTTAAAAACCTTAATTGATAAACCTGACACACGCTTTGGTGCCCACGATATGATGGCACAGTACTTCATAGAACAAGAAGACTACGAGCAAGCGTATGAAGAAATTAAAAAAGCCATGGCGCTGGCTCCTCGAAATATAGAACGTAATAAAAAATCATGGGATTTAGCACGCTTAACGCATGATCATAAAGGCCAGTATGTCGCTACTAAAAACATTGCACAACAAGCGAAAAACTCTATTCATGACTCACCTGAGCTACTACTTAATGTTATTAGAGCAAGCATTGACCTGGCGTGTGCAACCCCTGATGAAAGCACTAATGAGTTACTGCAGCAAACCGAGCGTTATATTAGGCAATTTGAACATGATCTTCACGATGCCAACCACTTTAAACAACAACTCATTGTAGTAAAAGCCAGATTGCACAATGTTCGAAATGAACGAGAAAAAGCGACTAAGTTGGTTGATAACCATATGTCACTTATGCCAACTAGCATAGTAGAAGATAACTTAGATCGCGTGAAAGTTTTACATGAACTCGGTATGCGTGAAGATGCTATTGATTTGCTTGCTGCTATAAATAATCAAATTGCCGGAGACTCGTTAAACAGCCAAGTTGTTCGACGTTATATTGCGCAAGAAAGCGAACAACGTGAAGAAATACACTTTACGGCTAAAGAACTAAATAGCATGGCCGTAGAGCACTTTCAGAAAAATCGATTATTACCAGCACTTGAGGCAATAAAACAAGCATTGAAGCTTAGTCCAAAGAATATAAAACTATTATTTAGTCAGTTAAAAATAATGATCAAAATTACCCAAGAAGACCAAGATACAGAGGAACTCCGGGAAGGAGCAGAAAAGATTATTGCTGAGCTGCAACACCATAAACTTGAAGGGAAAAGCCTGGTTACGTTTGAAGATTTAATGTTGAAATGGCAAAAAGTAACCAGCAAAGATTAATGACTTCTTACTTAACCAAACTTTACATAATATTAATATCACTAAGCGTCGCGTGGCATGCCTTTTTCAACCGAGCGAATCAACCGTGCCGTTAGACGTAAGTTTTTATCTTGAACTAGCGCTTTTTGCTTTAATGCTTGTTGTGCTAATGCCCATTCAATGTGTTCTGCAACCATAGCCTCAGCATTTGCCAGTGCAGCGGTTAAGGCATTTACATTGTTCTGAGAAAAGTCAGCGTTACCAAGTGCAACGGCTATATTACGTTGCCAGGATTGAAAACCAATACGTCGTATAGGTGAGCCCTCTGTTTTACTTAGAAAGGTCGCCTCGTTCCAAGCAAATAAAGTTAATAAGTCGATATTGTCTAAATTTTGTCGAGGCTTAAAATCGTCTTCACTACCCAGTTTGGCAAATTTGTTCCATGGGCAAATTAATTGGCAATCATCACAGCCATAAATTCTATTACCAATTAATGGTCGAAACTCTTCAGGAATAGCTTCTCGTAGCTCTATAGTAAGATAAGATATGCAACGCCTAGCATCAACAACGTAAGGCTCAACTATCGCTTGAGTAGGGCAAATTTTAATACATGCTACACAGGTTCCACAGTTATTCTCTGCTTTAGTATCGGTAATTAAGGGTATATCAACCAAAAGCTCGCCGAGAAAAAACCACGAACCTGCTTGTTTGTTGATCAGCAACGAGTGTTTACCAACCCAGCCTAAGCCCGCTTTTTCAGCTAAAGGTCTTTCTAATATTGGGGCGGAATCAACAAAAGGACGATAATTAAAGTTTTCACAATGAGCTTCAATTTTTTCGCCTAATTGCTTAAGGCGTTTACGCATTAATTTATGGTAATCTCGACCTAGGGCATAACGACTAATATAAGCGTGCTCTTTACTCTTTAAAATACGAGCAAACTTAGCATCAGTAGGTAAGTAATCCATACGTACGCTGATAACATTAAGTGTACCTTCTACCAACTCTTTTGCCCTAGCGCGCATTAAACCATGACGCGCCATATAATCCATGTTGCCATGATAATTATTTTCTAACCACTGCGTTAAAGCAGCTTCATGCTCAGACAAGTCAACATCGCTAATGCCCACCTGTGAAAAGCCGAGCGCTTCGCCCCAAAGTTTAATTTTTTCGGTTAATGTTTGATAATTAATAACAGATGTTGTCATGGCTGCAGAATATTAAAAAAATTTAGGTGATATTGAAAGTGTGACAGATTAACACATCGCGCTTATAAGATTAATTTAAGTGAGCTTTAGTGCTAAAAATATGAAGATAAAATAGCAAACAAATCATATAAAGTTAATGATTTCGCGATCAGGGCTTTTAGAATTGAGTGTGTAAGCATTAAATCAATCCATATTTTCTCCAAGGTCACAAAGGTGTGACTGTATTCACAGCGATACAGCTGATATTATTACCAACACTGATGGCTACATGCTGACAAAAACGTGAGTTATAGTGCCTAAATTGACCTGCTAATTAATGGTAATTGTGCAGTAGATAAGATACTTTATATCTCATAACAAAATGATGAATAATATAGTGACAAAACAAACGTTTATATTAGCCGATGAATTGGCGACAATTGCTTTAGGTAAACAACTCGCTGATATTGTAAAAATAGAGCTTAAACAAGGTATTATTGTTTTTTTAAATGGTGATCTTGGCGCAGGAAAAACCACATTAACGCGTGGCTTTGTGCAAGGAATGGGACATGTTGGTAATGTTAAAAGCCCAACATACACCTTAGTTGAACCTTATGATTTGCAAGATTGGCAAGTTTACCACTTTGATTTATACCGTTTAGCTGACGCTGAAGAGTTAGAGTACATGGGTATTCGAGATTACTTTAGTAGCCATTGTTGTAGTTTTATTGAGTGGCCTGAAAAAGGTCAAGGTATGCTGCCAAAAGCTGACATGACTATTGATTTAGCTTATCTTGATGAGCAACGTCAAGTGTCACTACAAGCCAATACGCCATTAGGTGAATTACTGTTATCATTTTTGGTAAAATAAAACACTTTTAATGCATTGGTTTCAACAGCATTAGAATTTAAGCAGATACACGAAGGAATAGATTCGATGCACTTAAGCAGTATTGTAAAAAAATTAACCGCTGTATTCATGCTTTGGCTTGTTTATGCAACGACGGTTAACGCAAACAACAGTATTGAAAGTGTACGAATATGGCCTGCGCCAGAAAATACTCGTATTGTTTTTGATCTGAGCAATAAACCTGACTTTAAATATTTTTCATTAAAATCCCCACAACGCTTAGTTATCGACTTTAAAAATAGTACAAATAATGCTGAATTAATGTCAGCCATTAAAGCGGATCGCCGAGTCCAGAAAATTCGCACCAGTCGTTCAAAAGAAAAAGGCACTACCCGATTAGTATTGGAATTAGCTGAAGACTACAGAGTGTCGGTATTTCCATTAGCGCCAGCAGGGCAGTACAGTGACCGCTTAGTTATTGATCTTTATGACAAGAATAGCCAACCGATTGCTACATACGATAACAGCAAAGGTAAACGCGATATTGTTATTGCTATTGTTGCTGGTCATGGCGGTGAAGACCCCGGTTCAATAGGCGCTTCAGGTACTTATGAGAAGCATGTCACCCTAAAAATAGCGCAAAAACTTGCTCATTTGATCAATAAAAAGCAAGGGCTAAAAGCGGTGATGATCCGCAGCGGCGATTATTATGTTGATCATAACCGTAAAACTGAACTCGCGAGAAAGTCAAAAGCGGATTTACTTATCTCCATTCATGCTGATGCATTTACCTCATCAAAACCTAACGGCGCTTCAGTGTTAGTTCAAGCAACGCGTCGTGCTGATTCTGAATTTGCTCGTTGGATTCAAAACAGAGAAAAAAATTCAGAGTTACTCGGCGGTGCAGGAGAAACCATTAGAAGTACCAAAGATAATAACTTAGCCATTGCCCTTGGCGATATGAAAAAAGAATACACTATGGCCAGTAGCTATGATTTTGCTGAGCATGTGGTTAAACAGTTAAAAAAAGTAACCAAATTACACAAGCATAAGCCTGAACGCTTAAGTTTAGCGGTGTTAAAGTCTTCTGATATTCCGTCTGTACTCATCGAAACTGGCTTTATTTCTAATCATCAAGAAGAAAGACGGTTGAATAACAGTAGTCATCAGCAAAAGCTAGCTAATGCGATATATATTGCTGTTGATGATTATTTTTCTCGCAACCCTCCTGACGGCACATTAATGGCGGCAACACGTGTTCGTGAACACAAAGTGAGTCGTGGTGAATCGCTTTCTGTTGTTGCACAACGCTACAAAGTTTCTATCAGACAATTAAAATCTGCCAATAACCTCAAATCAAATGTCGTTAGAATTGGCCAAACACTCAAAATACCACAGGCAGACTAACGCTCGTATGACCATCGCAATATTACCCGCTCGCCTCGCTAACCAAATTGCCGCAGGCGAAGTGGTTGAACGCCCAGCCTCTGTTGTTAAAGAACTTGTCGAAAATAGTATTGATGCTGGCGCAACCAGTATTAAAATTGAAATCGAGAAAGGCGGCGCCAAGCGTATTCGTATTATTGATAACGGCAAAGGCATTGCCAAAGCCGAGTTAGCCTTAGCGTTGAGTCGACATGCTACCAGCAAAATTAAAGATCTTGATGATCTGGAGGCTATAAGTAGCTTAGGATTTCGTGGTGAGGCACTAGCCAGTATAAGTTCTGTATCGCGTTTAACATTAACGTCGAAACCTGAGAATCAAGAATCCGCATGGCAAGCGAATGCAGAAGGGCGCGATATGGCCGTATCGGTTAAGCCTGCTGCTCACCCGAACGGCACAACTATAGATGTCAGCGATTTATTTTTCAATACGCCTGCTAGACGAAAATTTATGCGCACTGAAAAAACAGAATATGCTCATATTGAAGAAGTTATCAAGCGTATCGCACTTGCAAATTTTGATATTACCTTTGTTTTGTCACATAACCATAAAATTATTAAACAATTTCGTAGTGCCAATACAGATACTCAGCGCAGTAAACGTGTAGCGCAAGTGTGTGGGCAAAAATTTATTGATAACGCTATTGAAATAAACTGTGAGCATGAAGGCTTACATTTACATGGTTGGATTGCTCAGCCAAGTTATTTTCGTAACCAAAATGACCTAAGTTACAGTTATGTAAATGAACGCATGATGCGTGACAAACTTATTAATCATGCTATTCGTCAAGCATATGCTGACTTATTGCCCAGCGATAGTTTCCCTGCATTTGTTTTATTTTTACAGCTCGATTTCAGTGAAGTAGATGTGAATGTGCATCCAGCAAAGCATGAAGTGCGCTTTCATCAAGGGCGCTATGTGCATGATTTTATTTATTCTGTTTGTAACCGAGCTTTACATAGTGAGCTCGAGCTTAATGTAGATAATTCTACGGGTGAAATACTTCCTGTTTCAAGTAATGAACAAGTGCATCAGCAGGTTGACACTCAACCCTCGAGCTTTATTACGCCTTTAAAGGCACGCTCTGATTCACCTGATTCACGTCAAGACATCGCTACTTCAGACCGTAATAAACCGGCAAGTCAAACGCCTCAATATCATCATGAGCATCAAGACCAGCGCAGTAGAGGACAGCATTACACTAATAGGGTTAACCCTCAAGCCAGTAAGGCTTACAGTGATTTAATGACACCCATAGCGTTAGACTCACAGGTAGGAGAGCCGGCAATTATACAAGAAACGGCTTCCTCAGCGTCAGCCAGTTCAGCAATGCCAATACCTGAGAGTAATCTAACTACAGCGGAAAATGAAATAACTAACGATACAAAAATATTGTTTTGGCAGGCACCACATTATTTAGTTTTTCAACAGCGTGAATCATTACGTTTGTTGTCGGTAAATAAGCTTGATTTACAAATTAAGTTACAGGCTATTAAGCAACGCTGGCATGAAAAATTAGTGAGTCAGCCATTATTACTTCCTATAAAAATATCGGTTAGTGAAAAAGTCGCCCAATTCGTACAAATGAATGAAAATCAATTTCAACATATTGGTATGGACATTCGCCAGATTAACGCTAGTACAATTCAAATTCGACAGTTCCCTGCTTTACTGAGAAATCAAGATATTGCCAATAGTTTTAATAAGTTAATTAAACAGTTAGATGTTGAGCACTGTGACGAAGTGCATGCAGAAATTAGCTGGCAAATGGCATTGGCTGCACTTATGGTAAGTGACGAATTAACACAAGCCCATGCATTACAAGTCTGGCGAAATGGCGAAAGTCACTTTAATTGTCAATTTGAGCAGCAACTACGCTTGAATTCTGTCCCTATAGACCTCACATCTTACATAAATCAGCTAGCGTAAATTTATACCATAATGACCAAGGTGTTAAACCAACAAAACATTAACCAGCAGCAGCCTCCCGTTATTTGTTTAATGGGGCCTACAGCTTCGGGTAAAACCGCATTGGCGATGGCATTATGTGATGCGCTGCCTTGTGACATTATTAGTGTTGATTCAGCGTTAGTTTTTAAAGGTATGGATATTGGCACCGCGAAACCGACTGCAGAAGAACTTGCAGCATATCCACATCAATTGGTCGACATTAGGGATCCAAGCGAAAGCTATAGTGCGGCTGACTTTTGTCATGACGCACTTAAGGCAATAGCAAAAAGTCGAGCCAATGGTCGTATACCGTTATTGGTCGGCGGTACTATGATGTACTTTAAAAGTTTAATTGAAGGGATTTCGCCACTTCCTGAAGCGGATCAAGATATTCGAAATACCATAGCGTTAGAAGCTGCAGATAAAGGCTGGCTGGCGATGCATGAAGAATTAAAAAGCTTTGATCCTGTTTCTGCAGAGCGAATTCACCCTAACGATCCGCAAAGACTTGCGCGTGCGATCGAAGTATATCGAAAGTCTGGTAATACTTTGACACAATTAACTGCAATAAAAGGTGATATAGTCAGTGGAAATGTTTTACAGTTTGCTATAGCACCAAAAGAGCGTAGTGATTTGCATGCACGCATTGAACTTCGTTTTAAGCAAATGATAGCGCAAAACTTTGAACAAGAAGTTATCGCTTTGAAAGAAAGAGGCGACTTACACCTTGATTTACCTGCAATTCGTTGTGTTGGTTATCGGCAAATGTGGCAACACTTGGCAGGTGACTTTACTCATGAAGATATGGTTTTTAAAGGTATTTGTGCAACGCGTCAATTAGCAAAAAGACAGCTGACTTGGTTAAGAAGTTGGCAAAACCTACATTGGTTGCATATGGAAGACGAAAATAATTTAAAACTTATTTTATCGGCAGTAAGCAAACTGTAGACATTAATGTATAATTAAATTAGTTGCGCAGTAACCAGCTAGTTTATTGAATTATTCTAATAAAATATTTGAACTGAATATTTAATTTTTTACTAAAAATAACAAAAGGGGCCAAATAATGGCAAAGGGGCAATCTTTACAAGACCCGTTTTTGAATGCGTTACGTCGTGATCGTATTCCGGTAGCAATATATTTAGTTAATGGCATTAAACTACAAGGGCAAGTAGAGTCATTTGATCAATTTGTAATTTTACTTAAAAATACCGTTAGCCAAATGGTATATAAGCACGCCATTTCAACGGTAGTGCCAGCGCGAGCAGTAACTACTATGCCAGCCCCACAATCGAATCAGGAATTAGAAGATTAATGCAAAAAGCTAGTATTGTATGGAGTCGCTCATTTGTTTGATAGGTATCAAGCAGGTGAGCAGGCGATACTTGTTCATTTAGATTTTCCAGATGATAACACCCGCGAAGATATACAAGAGTTCGAAATGCTTGTTGATTCTGCTGGTATTACTGCGTTAAATACCGTTACGGGTAAACGCAATACTCCGCACCCAAAATACTTTGTTGGCACAGGTAAAGTACAAGAAGTTGCTGATGCTGTACGTATGTTCGATGCGAATATTGTTTTATTTAACCATAGTTTATCGCCTTCTCAGGAAAAAAATATTGAAGCTTTGTGCGAATGTCGTGTGGTTGATCGCACTACATTGATTTTAGATATTTTTGCTCAGCGAGCTCGAACTCATGAAGGTAAATTGCAAGTAGAGTTAGCGCAATTACGTCATATGAGTACCCGCCTAATTCGTGGGTGGACTCACTTAGAGCGACAAAAAGGCGGTATTGGCTTACGCGGACCTGGTGAAACACAACTTGAAACTGACCGTCGTTTACTTCACGAACGTATGGTAAATATTCGTAAACGTTTAGGTAAAGTTGAAAAGCAAAGGCAGCAAGGTCGTCGAGCAAGAACTCGAGCTGAGATCCCAACAATTTCTTTAGTCGGTTATACCAACGCCGGTAAATCGACCCTATTTAATAAAATTACCCAAGCGGGTGTTTATGCCGCGGATCAATTATTTGCCACTTTAGATCCAACTTTACGTAAAATTGAAGTTGAAGATGTTGGTCGTGTTATTCTTGCCGATACGGTAGGCTTTATTCGTCATTTGCCTCATGATTTAGTTGCTGCATTTAAAGCCACGTTAACCGAAACACGCGAAGCGGAGTTATTACTCCACGTCATTGATATCGCAGATGAGCGACGCAGTGAAAATATTGAACAAGTAGAAGAAGTTTTAAAAGAGATAGAAGCGGACGAAGTCCCACAACTATTAATTTGTAATAAAATAGACCAGTTAGATGATGTAGAGCCGCGAATTGACCGTGACGATCAAGGATTACCTATTCGTGTGTGGCTTTCAGCGCAACAAGGTGTTGGTATTGAATTATTATTCCAAGCGCTTTCAGAGCGATTAGGAAAAGAAATTATCCAACATTTACTGTGTTTACCGCCATCTGCAGGTAAAATTCGTGGTCAACTTTACGAGTTAAATTGTATTACTAATGAACATTATGATGAAGAAGGTAATTGTTTAATCAACATAAAATTACCTATCAGAGAGTGGAATCAGTTACTAAAACAAGATGAAGCTGAAATAGAGCACTTTATTCAAACTTAACAGACTGATATATTACGTGAAACGCAGTGTTTTATCGTTAGTGTAGCAGTTAGCGCATTAATTTTTATAGCGGAGAATAGCATGGCTTGGAAT
The Colwellia sp. Arc7-D genome window above contains:
- the hfq gene encoding RNA chaperone Hfq, which produces MAKGQSLQDPFLNALRRDRIPVAIYLVNGIKLQGQVESFDQFVILLKNTVSQMVYKHAISTVVPARAVTTMPAPQSNQELED
- a CDS encoding DUF1289 domain-containing protein, with product MNIKYHQSTEPVASPCVRNCCLNQQDVCLGCFRHIDEIMAWGKLDTNAKKNVLNLCEQRQQQIKK
- the tsaE gene encoding tRNA (adenosine(37)-N6)-threonylcarbamoyltransferase complex ATPase subunit type 1 TsaE translates to MNNIVTKQTFILADELATIALGKQLADIVKIELKQGIIVFLNGDLGAGKTTLTRGFVQGMGHVGNVKSPTYTLVEPYDLQDWQVYHFDLYRLADAEELEYMGIRDYFSSHCCSFIEWPEKGQGMLPKADMTIDLAYLDEQRQVSLQANTPLGELLLSFLVK
- the mutL gene encoding DNA mismatch repair endonuclease MutL, which encodes MTIAILPARLANQIAAGEVVERPASVVKELVENSIDAGATSIKIEIEKGGAKRIRIIDNGKGIAKAELALALSRHATSKIKDLDDLEAISSLGFRGEALASISSVSRLTLTSKPENQESAWQANAEGRDMAVSVKPAAHPNGTTIDVSDLFFNTPARRKFMRTEKTEYAHIEEVIKRIALANFDITFVLSHNHKIIKQFRSANTDTQRSKRVAQVCGQKFIDNAIEINCEHEGLHLHGWIAQPSYFRNQNDLSYSYVNERMMRDKLINHAIRQAYADLLPSDSFPAFVLFLQLDFSEVDVNVHPAKHEVRFHQGRYVHDFIYSVCNRALHSELELNVDNSTGEILPVSSNEQVHQQVDTQPSSFITPLKARSDSPDSRQDIATSDRNKPASQTPQYHHEHQDQRSRGQHYTNRVNPQASKAYSDLMTPIALDSQVGEPAIIQETASSASASSAMPIPESNLTTAENEITNDTKILFWQAPHYLVFQQRESLRLLSVNKLDLQIKLQAIKQRWHEKLVSQPLLLPIKISVSEKVAQFVQMNENQFQHIGMDIRQINASTIQIRQFPALLRNQDIANSFNKLIKQLDVEHCDEVHAEISWQMALAALMVSDELTQAHALQVWRNGESHFNCQFEQQLRLNSVPIDLTSYINQLA
- the queG gene encoding tRNA epoxyqueuosine(34) reductase QueG; the encoded protein is MTTSVINYQTLTEKIKLWGEALGFSQVGISDVDLSEHEAALTQWLENNYHGNMDYMARHGLMRARAKELVEGTLNVISVRMDYLPTDAKFARILKSKEHAYISRYALGRDYHKLMRKRLKQLGEKIEAHCENFNYRPFVDSAPILERPLAEKAGLGWVGKHSLLINKQAGSWFFLGELLVDIPLITDTKAENNCGTCVACIKICPTQAIVEPYVVDARRCISYLTIELREAIPEEFRPLIGNRIYGCDDCQLICPWNKFAKLGSEDDFKPRQNLDNIDLLTLFAWNEATFLSKTEGSPIRRIGFQSWQRNIAVALGNADFSQNNVNALTAALANAEAMVAEHIEWALAQQALKQKALVQDKNLRLTARLIRSVEKGMPRDA
- a CDS encoding N-acetylmuramoyl-L-alanine amidase, giving the protein MHLSSIVKKLTAVFMLWLVYATTVNANNSIESVRIWPAPENTRIVFDLSNKPDFKYFSLKSPQRLVIDFKNSTNNAELMSAIKADRRVQKIRTSRSKEKGTTRLVLELAEDYRVSVFPLAPAGQYSDRLVIDLYDKNSQPIATYDNSKGKRDIVIAIVAGHGGEDPGSIGASGTYEKHVTLKIAQKLAHLINKKQGLKAVMIRSGDYYVDHNRKTELARKSKADLLISIHADAFTSSKPNGASVLVQATRRADSEFARWIQNREKNSELLGGAGETIRSTKDNNLAIALGDMKKEYTMASSYDFAEHVVKQLKKVTKLHKHKPERLSLAVLKSSDIPSVLIETGFISNHQEERRLNNSSHQQKLANAIYIAVDDYFSRNPPDGTLMAATRVREHKVSRGESLSVVAQRYKVSIRQLKSANNLKSNVVRIGQTLKIPQAD
- the hflX gene encoding ribosome rescue GTPase HflX gives rise to the protein MFDRYQAGEQAILVHLDFPDDNTREDIQEFEMLVDSAGITALNTVTGKRNTPHPKYFVGTGKVQEVADAVRMFDANIVLFNHSLSPSQEKNIEALCECRVVDRTTLILDIFAQRARTHEGKLQVELAQLRHMSTRLIRGWTHLERQKGGIGLRGPGETQLETDRRLLHERMVNIRKRLGKVEKQRQQGRRARTRAEIPTISLVGYTNAGKSTLFNKITQAGVYAADQLFATLDPTLRKIEVEDVGRVILADTVGFIRHLPHDLVAAFKATLTETREAELLLHVIDIADERRSENIEQVEEVLKEIEADEVPQLLICNKIDQLDDVEPRIDRDDQGLPIRVWLSAQQGVGIELLFQALSERLGKEIIQHLLCLPPSAGKIRGQLYELNCITNEHYDEEGNCLINIKLPIREWNQLLKQDEAEIEHFIQT
- a CDS encoding response regulator; the protein is MEEVDKNTLAQLDQLNVLIIDDNLLVHSILKESLFALGIKEVRCAQNAYYGLRLCDEMFFHIVICAFNVKSDKDGFHLLEELKFKGHVTKTTVLIFLSTETNESLVNSIIELQPDDFWTKPLAIKKVRSRFIALLKVKQVLFNINNAIDKKSYSKALYFADRHLQNEKLAFYHPNINRIKGESYLALREFEEAEKFYFQLFKQYKYSWVYLGYAKALLKQGRLEEISDMLKTLIDKPDTRFGAHDMMAQYFIEQEDYEQAYEEIKKAMALAPRNIERNKKSWDLARLTHDHKGQYVATKNIAQQAKNSIHDSPELLLNVIRASIDLACATPDESTNELLQQTERYIRQFEHDLHDANHFKQQLIVVKARLHNVRNEREKATKLVDNHMSLMPTSIVEDNLDRVKVLHELGMREDAIDLLAAINNQIAGDSLNSQVVRRYIAQESEQREEIHFTAKELNSMAVEHFQKNRLLPALEAIKQALKLSPKNIKLLFSQLKIMIKITQEDQDTEELREGAEKIIAELQHHKLEGKSLVTFEDLMLKWQKVTSKD
- the miaA gene encoding tRNA (adenosine(37)-N6)-dimethylallyltransferase MiaA; protein product: MTKVLNQQNINQQQPPVICLMGPTASGKTALAMALCDALPCDIISVDSALVFKGMDIGTAKPTAEELAAYPHQLVDIRDPSESYSAADFCHDALKAIAKSRANGRIPLLVGGTMMYFKSLIEGISPLPEADQDIRNTIALEAADKGWLAMHEELKSFDPVSAERIHPNDPQRLARAIEVYRKSGNTLTQLTAIKGDIVSGNVLQFAIAPKERSDLHARIELRFKQMIAQNFEQEVIALKERGDLHLDLPAIRCVGYRQMWQHLAGDFTHEDMVFKGICATRQLAKRQLTWLRSWQNLHWLHMEDENNLKLILSAVSKL